Proteins from a single region of Candidatus Saccharibacteria bacterium:
- a CDS encoding DNA primase, producing the protein MQDAKEEVRARLNIEDVVGEYVQLKRAGRNFKGLSPFSGEKTPSFFVSPDKHIWHDFSSNKGGDVFSFVMEVEGMDFRQALEHLARKAGVDLSLYESKGNQDLARRKKRLLEAHELAANYYQHSLLKNQHALEYVFKKRGLSKQIVQDFKIGYAPTAGDALVQFLSKKGFSRSELSDAGLTNRFGGDMFRGRMTVPLMDGAGQVIGFTARIIADDPNAPKYLNTPQTILYDKGRHVFGLSQAKEAIRTNDYAVIVEGNLDVVSSHQAGILGVVATAGTAMTENHLRALRRLTGNVRLAFDGDKAGIAATERAIPIASEVGVELTIITLPEGFKDPDELIQKDPALWQKAIDTAEPAVDWILMQYGKREDITTASGKRAFTTAALQVVRGLNDAVERDHYEQKIAAITGSSLEAIKTKLQSVKREEAQPQKQVQKPASYKIPAPVKRDKNVESLLSVACRDIHVQDLFRGVDPMIFAIDDQRAVATYIVKHLGKPLDGIPPELQEHEKYVTMLLLNPDVDTLYWNEQSRIDSAAQVLRMLTKNHKIQQLEKQIEEADAIGDDDKATKLREQLIKERNNA; encoded by the coding sequence ATGCAGGACGCCAAGGAAGAAGTACGCGCGCGCCTCAATATCGAGGATGTGGTGGGGGAATATGTCCAGCTGAAGCGCGCAGGGCGTAACTTTAAGGGGCTTAGCCCGTTTAGCGGTGAGAAAACGCCGAGTTTTTTTGTGAGCCCCGACAAACATATCTGGCACGACTTTTCCTCAAACAAAGGCGGTGACGTTTTTAGTTTTGTGATGGAAGTAGAGGGGATGGACTTTCGTCAGGCGTTAGAACATTTGGCACGCAAAGCTGGCGTCGATCTTAGCCTGTACGAGTCTAAAGGCAATCAAGATCTAGCACGGCGTAAAAAACGCTTACTAGAGGCGCATGAACTGGCTGCGAATTATTATCAGCACAGCCTGTTAAAAAATCAGCATGCCTTGGAATACGTTTTTAAAAAGCGTGGCCTTTCAAAACAAATTGTACAGGATTTTAAAATCGGCTACGCGCCGACTGCGGGCGATGCTTTGGTGCAGTTTTTATCTAAAAAAGGGTTTAGTCGCAGCGAGCTGAGCGATGCCGGCCTAACAAACCGTTTTGGTGGTGACATGTTCCGTGGCCGCATGACAGTACCGCTTATGGACGGCGCGGGACAGGTGATTGGCTTTACGGCGCGTATTATCGCCGACGATCCGAACGCACCAAAATACCTTAATACGCCGCAGACGATTTTATACGACAAAGGCCGCCATGTGTTTGGTTTGAGTCAGGCGAAAGAAGCGATCCGTACTAACGATTACGCGGTGATTGTTGAAGGAAATCTTGATGTTGTCAGTAGCCATCAGGCGGGGATTCTGGGTGTTGTGGCAACGGCGGGGACGGCAATGACCGAAAACCACCTGCGTGCGCTCCGCCGGCTTACGGGTAATGTTCGCCTAGCGTTCGATGGCGACAAAGCAGGTATTGCGGCGACCGAACGGGCGATTCCTATTGCGAGCGAAGTGGGTGTAGAGCTAACGATCATTACGCTTCCCGAAGGATTTAAAGATCCCGACGAACTCATTCAAAAAGATCCTGCTTTGTGGCAGAAAGCTATCGATACCGCCGAGCCTGCGGTTGATTGGATTTTGATGCAATATGGCAAGCGCGAGGACATTACGACGGCAAGCGGTAAGCGTGCATTTACCACGGCTGCACTACAAGTTGTTCGCGGGCTGAACGACGCGGTAGAGCGTGACCATTACGAGCAGAAGATCGCGGCAATTACAGGGTCGTCGCTCGAGGCGATTAAAACGAAGCTTCAATCGGTAAAACGTGAAGAAGCTCAGCCGCAAAAACAAGTGCAAAAACCGGCATCATATAAGATACCTGCGCCGGTAAAACGCGATAAGAACGTAGAGTCGCTTCTATCGGTTGCGTGCCGGGATATTCATGTGCAGGATTTATTTAGGGGTGTCGATCCCATGATATTTGCTATCGACGATCAGCGCGCAGTGGCGACCTATATCGTGAAACATCTTGGCAAACCGCTCGACGGCATTCCACCAGAGTTGCAAGAACACGAAAAGTATGTGACAATGTTACTATTAAACCCCGACGTTGATACACTGTACTGGAATGAACAATCACGAATTGATTCCGCAGCTCAAGTCCTGAGGATGTTAACAAAAAACCACAAAATACAACAGTTAGAAAAACAGATCGAAGAAGCCGATGCGATCGGTGATGATGACAAAGCCACAAAACTGCGAGAGCAATTAATTAAGGAGAGAAATAATGCCTAA
- a CDS encoding MmcQ/YjbR family DNA-binding protein, whose product MTHKQIEEYLLSFPNTWLDFPFGEGTSVYKIGHKETGEGKMFAIIQDGSTPLRVSLKCDPQLAEILREKYETVIPGYHLNKKHWNTIICTGQLADDEIKDLANLSYQLVAEK is encoded by the coding sequence ATGACGCATAAACAAATCGAAGAATATCTTCTTAGTTTTCCAAACACGTGGCTTGATTTTCCGTTTGGCGAAGGCACGTCGGTCTATAAAATCGGCCACAAAGAAACCGGCGAAGGCAAGATGTTCGCGATTATTCAGGATGGCAGTACGCCGCTTCGTGTAAGCTTAAAGTGCGATCCGCAGCTCGCTGAAATATTGCGCGAGAAGTACGAAACGGTTATTCCGGGGTATCACCTGAATAAAAAACACTGGAATACGATTATTTGTACAGGCCAGTTGGCTGACGACGAAATTAAAGATCTTGCAAATCTTAGCTACCAACTTGTCGCAGAGAAGTAG
- the orn gene encoding oligoribonuclease, with amino-acid sequence MTKKAKIIWIDLEMTGLDAENDYIMEVAAIATDWEFKEIAIYEGIIKNEEMNLEERLQANSVFWDANPDSRNGLVSQNAKGKDLVEVEDDLLAFIDEHFEEGVPVLLAGNSIHMDRRFIVSHWPRLDAKLHYRMLDVSAWKVVFEGKYGKKFAKPQDHRAIGDIRGSIMELEYYLKKVRV; translated from the coding sequence ATGACTAAAAAAGCAAAGATTATTTGGATCGACCTTGAGATGACCGGCCTTGATGCCGAGAACGACTACATTATGGAGGTTGCTGCAATTGCAACCGATTGGGAGTTTAAAGAAATTGCAATTTACGAGGGGATTATTAAAAACGAAGAAATGAACCTCGAAGAACGCTTGCAGGCGAATAGTGTTTTTTGGGATGCAAACCCCGATTCACGCAATGGGCTTGTATCGCAAAATGCCAAAGGCAAGGATCTTGTTGAGGTAGAAGATGATCTACTAGCATTTATTGACGAGCATTTTGAAGAGGGCGTGCCCGTGCTTCTTGCAGGCAACTCCATTCATATGGACAGGCGGTTTATTGTGTCGCATTGGCCGCGCCTCGATGCCAAGCTACATTACCGCATGCTCGACGTTAGTGCGTGGAAGGTTGTGTTTGAAGGAAAGTACGGCAAAAAATTCGCAAAACCGCAAGATCACCGTGCGATCGGGGATATCCGTGGCAGTATTATGGAGCTTGAATACTACCTGAAAAAGGTGAGGGTATAG
- the msrB gene encoding peptide-methionine (R)-S-oxide reductase MsrB, with the protein MAKVEKTDEQWRKILSPQQFAVLRERRTEAPFSGEYDGLYADGVYACGACGQILFDSKTKFDAACGWPSFYDATPGAVDFHTDETLGMSRTEVTCSNCGSHLGHIFEGEGFDTPTDKRFCINSLSLKFTPDSKGVQ; encoded by the coding sequence ATGGCGAAAGTAGAGAAAACAGACGAGCAGTGGCGTAAGATTCTCAGTCCGCAGCAGTTTGCGGTACTTCGAGAAAGGCGAACGGAAGCGCCTTTTAGTGGTGAGTACGATGGCCTGTACGCTGACGGTGTGTATGCTTGTGGGGCTTGCGGCCAGATTTTATTTGATAGTAAAACCAAGTTTGACGCCGCATGCGGGTGGCCGAGTTTTTACGATGCGACGCCCGGTGCTGTCGATTTTCATACCGACGAGACATTGGGGATGTCACGTACTGAAGTGACGTGCTCGAACTGTGGCAGTCACCTTGGTCATATATTCGAGGGGGAAGGTTTTGATACCCCAACAGATAAACGTTTTTGTATTAACTCGCTTAGCTTGAAATTTACGCCCGACTCCAAAGGAGTACAATAG
- the argS gene encoding arginine--tRNA ligase produces the protein METKISLLIKELFDTDISVVLTRPDPQFGDYATNVAMQLAKPLGKSPRDIAGQIVEKLRESGDFSEVTIAGPGFINLRVAARSLAGELESAWLPNFGESREGEGKTVVVEYPSQNMAKPYSIGHLRPGNQGWAAKRLMEATGWKVITDNHLGDYGAPFGVWVVGFLAFSSEEKLTQDGVYELGRVYIQTKKALKEEKERGETTLADRVQDWLIKLEAGDEEAARYSKRFNEISLAHIHEIMDRLKISTDFELGEAFFAPKGKAAVQKLLETGVAVKNDDGSVIVPLDGFDVPLLVQKSNGAALYATTDLATILYREETWHPDRVIYAVGSEQQFYFTQLFAMAKKLGIKTELIHLWFGMIDQVNEDGTREKMSSRKGVVLMEELLDTAEQKAKEIVEGRDVSDDDVKKIALGAIKFSDFTADRRTNILFDWKTIFALTGFSGPYIQYAAVRVNKIISDNREATSVSFDDYDYEAEKAVIAKLLEYPDVIRVSARDLEPHKIATYMYELAREMNRYYENTPVATGDVKDDEKAARIALLQKVSHVFGHGLGVLGIEIPERM, from the coding sequence ATGGAAACGAAAATCTCCCTCCTCATAAAAGAATTATTCGATACCGATATATCGGTAGTATTGACGCGTCCTGACCCGCAGTTTGGTGACTATGCAACGAATGTAGCGATGCAGCTTGCAAAGCCACTCGGTAAGAGTCCTCGTGACATTGCGGGCCAGATTGTTGAAAAGCTGCGTGAGAGTGGCGATTTTTCTGAGGTAACTATCGCTGGCCCTGGTTTTATCAACCTCCGCGTTGCGGCGCGAAGCCTGGCAGGCGAACTGGAATCTGCCTGGTTGCCAAACTTTGGCGAAAGCCGCGAAGGTGAGGGGAAGACCGTGGTTGTTGAATACCCTAGCCAGAATATGGCCAAGCCGTACAGTATTGGGCATCTTCGCCCTGGAAACCAAGGATGGGCTGCAAAACGCCTTATGGAGGCGACGGGTTGGAAGGTAATTACCGACAATCACTTAGGCGACTACGGCGCGCCGTTTGGTGTGTGGGTTGTTGGCTTTTTGGCATTTAGCAGCGAAGAAAAGCTGACTCAAGATGGCGTTTACGAACTTGGTAGGGTGTATATTCAGACGAAAAAAGCGCTTAAAGAAGAAAAAGAGCGCGGCGAGACAACGCTTGCCGACCGGGTGCAGGACTGGCTTATAAAGCTAGAGGCGGGCGACGAAGAAGCGGCTCGTTACAGCAAGCGCTTTAACGAGATTTCGCTGGCGCATATTCATGAAATTATGGACCGGCTAAAAATATCGACCGACTTTGAGCTAGGCGAGGCATTTTTTGCGCCCAAGGGAAAAGCGGCTGTTCAAAAACTGCTAGAGACTGGTGTAGCGGTGAAAAATGACGACGGTTCGGTTATTGTGCCACTTGATGGGTTTGATGTACCGCTGTTGGTACAAAAATCGAATGGTGCGGCGCTGTACGCTACGACCGATCTTGCGACGATTCTTTATCGTGAAGAGACATGGCACCCAGACCGAGTGATATACGCAGTAGGGAGTGAGCAGCAGTTTTACTTTACGCAGCTGTTTGCGATGGCGAAAAAGCTCGGTATTAAAACAGAGCTTATCCACCTGTGGTTTGGCATGATCGACCAGGTGAATGAAGACGGCACAAGGGAAAAAATGAGCAGCCGTAAGGGTGTTGTCTTGATGGAAGAGCTGCTTGATACCGCCGAGCAAAAAGCCAAAGAGATCGTAGAAGGGCGCGACGTGTCAGATGACGACGTGAAAAAAATCGCCTTGGGCGCTATTAAGTTTAGCGACTTTACTGCCGACCGACGTACCAATATTTTGTTCGACTGGAAAACGATCTTTGCGCTTACTGGGTTTAGCGGACCATACATTCAATACGCGGCAGTGCGTGTGAATAAAATTATTTCCGACAATCGTGAAGCGACAAGTGTTTCGTTTGACGACTATGATTATGAGGCTGAAAAAGCGGTTATCGCAAAATTACTCGAATATCCAGATGTTATCCGCGTGAGTGCGCGTGACTTGGAGCCGCATAAAATCGCTACCTATATGTACGAACTCGCCCGTGAGATGAATCGCTACTACGAAAATACGCCGGTTGCTACCGGCGATGTAAAAGATGATGAAAAAGCTGCGCGTATCGCGCTACTACAAAAGGTGAGTCATGTGTTTGGTCACGGCCTTGGTGTGCTTGGCATCGAGATTCCTGAGCGCATGTAG
- a CDS encoding prepilin-type N-terminal cleavage/methylation domain-containing protein has product MRKTTSGFTIVELLIVVVIIAILAAITIVAYNGIQQRAKVSALVSGLKASDKALRLYATDQGFNTWPRDNAIISGYTNPTLQTFIAQTTTFKNYMQTAPNVANSPTLSWFYDNDDDIKPACGSRYNGTNIIIIGLDQSTAEAVDATLDDGDIACGKVRYTTVDSYLFYTLSYSSVME; this is encoded by the coding sequence ATGAGAAAAACCACAAGCGGTTTTACCATTGTAGAATTGCTGATCGTTGTCGTTATTATCGCCATTCTGGCGGCTATTACGATTGTCGCCTACAACGGAATCCAACAACGTGCCAAGGTCTCGGCGCTCGTTAGCGGGCTCAAAGCGTCCGATAAGGCTTTGCGACTTTACGCAACCGATCAAGGCTTTAATACATGGCCGCGAGATAATGCGATTATCTCGGGATATACTAACCCCACACTCCAAACATTTATCGCTCAAACCACCACATTTAAAAACTATATGCAAACAGCGCCGAATGTTGCAAACTCCCCTACGCTTTCATGGTTTTACGACAACGACGACGACATAAAGCCGGCGTGTGGATCCCGTTACAATGGCACCAATATCATTATTATTGGCCTCGACCAATCAACGGCCGAGGCAGTAGATGCAACGCTCGATGACGGTGATATAGCCTGTGGCAAAGTGCGCTACACCACCGTCGACTCGTATCTTTTTTACACGCTCAGCTACAGTTCCGTTATGGAATAG
- a CDS encoding CTP synthase, with the protein MGQKEKYIFVTGGVLSGVGKGITAASMGAVLQAAGSRVSIQKCDPYLNVDAGLLNPAEHGECFVTKDGAETDLDLGHYERFLDIELTQKNATLSGRLLSELIADERAGKFGGKTVQLVPHLTKSIQRAIAHAGTGSDVHIVEIGGTVGDYEGLSFVEAIREFSQAVGRQNCLFVHVVYVPFLGTSKEFKTKPAQNALNDLRGFGIVPDCVVVRTDEVAPASVAKKISLFGGVPEDNVLLLPNADTVYRVPLTIAESGLHQILMRFADLQNEPDLLGWKKIVKMQTSNPAKTVTVGLVAKYMDNEDTYLSVVEALKAAAWAEKVGVKVKWINAEKATDSDFASVDALLVPGGFGSRGVEGKIAAAGYALDNNVPYLGICLGLQVAVIAAARKAGVKDANSTEFGPTKSDVVYIMDGQAGKESTGGTLRLGNYPAKLKKGTLTEKLYAARQITERHRHRYEVNQKFVQQIEKGGLTISGTSPDGKLVEFVEASANDYFVATQAHPEFRSRPLRAHPLFLGLIKAAKKR; encoded by the coding sequence ATGGGACAAAAAGAAAAATATATATTTGTAACTGGGGGTGTTCTCTCGGGGGTAGGAAAAGGTATAACCGCAGCAAGCATGGGTGCCGTCTTGCAAGCTGCTGGTTCGCGTGTTTCCATTCAAAAGTGTGACCCGTATCTCAATGTAGATGCGGGCCTTTTGAATCCTGCGGAACATGGCGAATGCTTTGTGACAAAAGATGGTGCCGAAACGGATCTCGATCTTGGGCACTACGAACGCTTTTTAGATATTGAGTTGACGCAAAAAAACGCGACTCTCTCGGGAAGATTGTTATCTGAACTTATTGCCGACGAACGGGCGGGTAAATTTGGTGGTAAGACCGTGCAGCTTGTGCCGCACCTTACAAAATCTATCCAGCGGGCAATCGCGCACGCAGGCACGGGGAGTGATGTGCATATTGTCGAGATTGGTGGCACGGTAGGCGACTACGAAGGCCTTAGCTTTGTCGAGGCAATTCGCGAGTTTTCGCAGGCGGTTGGTCGTCAGAACTGTTTATTCGTTCATGTGGTGTATGTGCCTTTTTTGGGTACAAGCAAAGAATTTAAAACCAAACCGGCGCAAAATGCACTGAATGATCTTCGCGGATTTGGTATCGTTCCAGATTGCGTGGTTGTTCGTACCGATGAAGTCGCGCCGGCAAGCGTTGCGAAAAAAATCAGTCTGTTTGGTGGCGTTCCCGAAGATAACGTGCTGCTTTTGCCAAACGCCGACACGGTATACAGGGTGCCGCTGACAATCGCCGAAAGTGGCCTTCATCAGATACTTATGAGATTCGCTGATTTGCAGAATGAACCTGATCTTTTGGGTTGGAAAAAAATCGTGAAGATGCAAACGAGTAATCCAGCAAAAACTGTTACGGTGGGGTTGGTGGCCAAGTATATGGACAACGAAGACACGTACCTTTCTGTTGTTGAAGCGCTAAAAGCCGCTGCATGGGCCGAAAAAGTAGGGGTAAAAGTAAAATGGATCAACGCCGAAAAGGCGACGGATAGCGACTTTGCGAGCGTCGATGCGCTGCTTGTTCCTGGCGGGTTTGGCTCGCGCGGAGTAGAGGGAAAGATTGCCGCGGCCGGGTATGCCCTCGATAACAACGTACCGTACCTTGGTATCTGCCTGGGGCTTCAGGTGGCGGTGATTGCTGCTGCGCGAAAAGCAGGGGTAAAAGATGCAAATAGTACCGAATTTGGGCCGACGAAGAGCGACGTTGTGTACATTATGGACGGTCAGGCTGGCAAAGAGTCGACCGGTGGAACGCTGCGTCTTGGTAATTATCCGGCAAAGCTTAAGAAGGGCACACTTACTGAAAAGCTTTATGCAGCGAGACAAATTACCGAACGTCACCGCCACCGTTACGAGGTGAATCAAAAGTTTGTTCAACAGATTGAAAAGGGTGGTCTTACGATAAGCGGCACCTCGCCAGATGGGAAGTTAGTTGAGTTTGTTGAGGCCTCGGCGAACGATTACTTTGTCGCTACTCAGGCGCACCCCGAATTCCGGAGCCGTCCTCTGCGCGCGCACCCGCTTTTTTTGGGTTTGATCAAGGCAGCGAAAAAAAGATAG
- a CDS encoding glucose-6-phosphate dehydrogenase (NADP(+)), protein MKTKLLIFGITGDLSTRKLLPALSAIKKTGDFDQVEVIGVSRREANGEDILRSALGDISGLASLSVFTMNVANAEDYSKLRDYLSLQPDEQLLVYLSVPPTAASQIVDFMGQIGLCTDNVKILFEKPFGVDLASAQQVIEQAAKYYQESQIYRIDHYLAKEMAQNIVAFRGGNALFTHIWDNASIEKIELRATETIGIEGRAGFYEQTGALRDVLQGHLMQLLALTVMDIPSDLDWSELPKRRYEALRSIQPADPQKAVRAQYDTYETEVDNPRTLTETFVSVTLFSDNPKWKDVPLVLTTGKALSAKTTEVRIHFRKGHEAQSNCLTLHIQPNEGVEIELFTKKPGYDREFEAQKLAFSYPDDTVLPDAYEQVIVDAIRSHKSLFTSNSEVLESWRILQPLLDAWSMDMTLLPKYAKGVKVEDISGR, encoded by the coding sequence ATGAAAACCAAACTTCTTATATTTGGCATTACGGGCGATCTTAGCACTCGTAAGCTTCTTCCGGCGCTCAGTGCTATCAAAAAGACAGGAGACTTTGACCAGGTAGAGGTTATTGGTGTATCTCGCCGCGAAGCGAATGGAGAGGATATTCTGCGCTCGGCGCTAGGTGATATATCCGGCTTAGCATCGCTTTCTGTTTTTACGATGAACGTTGCTAATGCAGAGGACTATAGCAAGCTGCGAGACTACCTATCACTGCAACCCGACGAGCAGCTGCTTGTGTATCTTTCTGTTCCGCCTACGGCTGCCTCGCAGATTGTAGATTTTATGGGACAGATAGGGCTGTGTACGGATAATGTAAAAATCTTGTTCGAAAAACCGTTCGGGGTAGACTTGGCATCGGCACAGCAAGTTATCGAGCAGGCGGCTAAGTATTATCAGGAGTCGCAAATTTACCGTATCGATCACTACTTAGCGAAAGAAATGGCGCAAAATATTGTGGCCTTTAGAGGTGGAAACGCACTTTTTACACATATTTGGGATAACGCGTCTATCGAAAAAATCGAGTTGCGCGCCACCGAGACGATTGGAATAGAGGGTAGGGCGGGATTCTACGAGCAAACTGGGGCTCTGCGCGATGTTTTACAGGGGCACCTTATGCAGTTACTGGCGTTAACGGTTATGGATATTCCCAGTGATTTGGATTGGAGCGAGCTGCCAAAACGGCGATACGAAGCGCTGCGATCGATACAGCCTGCCGACCCACAAAAAGCCGTGCGGGCACAATACGATACGTACGAAACAGAGGTTGATAACCCGCGAACCCTTACGGAGACCTTTGTCTCGGTGACGCTTTTCTCGGACAATCCAAAATGGAAGGACGTGCCGTTGGTGTTGACGACTGGCAAGGCATTGAGCGCAAAAACAACAGAGGTAAGAATACATTTTCGCAAAGGTCACGAGGCGCAAAGCAACTGTCTGACACTTCATATTCAACCAAACGAAGGAGTGGAGATCGAGTTGTTCACCAAGAAGCCGGGTTATGATCGGGAATTCGAAGCGCAAAAACTAGCCTTTTCCTACCCTGATGATACGGTGCTACCAGATGCTTACGAGCAGGTGATTGTCGATGCAATTCGATCCCATAAAAGCCTATTTACCTCTAACAGTGAAGTGCTTGAAAGCTGGCGGATCCTGCAGCCGTTGCTCGATGCCTGGAGTATGGACATGACACTTTTGCCAAAGTATGCCAAGGGTGTAAAAGTAGAAGACATATCCGGACGCTAA
- a CDS encoding metal ABC transporter permease, translating to MEYIIAPLEYDFMLKAIIVSSLVGVVCALLSCFMVLKRWSLMGDAVSHSVLPGVVLAYVIGIPFSIGAFIFGLGGVLGIGYIKQKVRLNDDAVIGIVYTTLFALGLVLVSRIPSNIDLMHILFGYVLGISDTDAWQVGLIAAVVVGLILALRRSLLLYAFDPAHAQAIRLNVPFYHYLLLASLALTVVASVQTVGIVLVVAMLITPGAIAHLWTDKFDRMLAIAAGVSVFACIAGAYSSYYFDVSTGGAMVLVLGVMFALTFIAAPKYGIMARFYSKKHA from the coding sequence ATGGAATATATAATTGCACCGCTAGAGTATGATTTTATGCTCAAGGCGATCATTGTTAGCTCGCTTGTCGGGGTGGTGTGCGCACTGCTTTCGTGTTTCATGGTGCTAAAGCGCTGGTCGCTTATGGGCGATGCTGTGTCGCATTCCGTGCTGCCCGGGGTGGTGCTTGCGTATGTTATTGGTATTCCATTTAGTATTGGCGCTTTCATATTCGGGCTTGGCGGCGTTTTAGGAATCGGCTATATCAAGCAAAAAGTTCGCCTCAACGACGACGCGGTTATCGGCATCGTTTATACGACATTATTTGCGCTGGGACTCGTGCTCGTATCGCGTATCCCTAGCAATATCGATCTCATGCATATTCTTTTTGGCTATGTACTGGGGATTTCAGATACAGATGCCTGGCAGGTCGGGCTGATTGCGGCAGTGGTCGTAGGGTTGATTTTGGCGCTTCGTCGCAGCTTGCTTCTTTATGCGTTCGATCCTGCTCATGCGCAGGCAATTCGCTTAAACGTGCCGTTTTACCATTATTTGCTGTTAGCATCGCTGGCGCTCACAGTTGTCGCATCGGTGCAGACGGTTGGTATCGTACTGGTGGTTGCTATGCTTATCACGCCCGGGGCAATTGCACATCTTTGGACTGATAAGTTCGATCGAATGCTGGCCATTGCGGCCGGTGTGAGTGTCTTTGCTTGTATTGCGGGCGCGTACAGCAGTTATTATTTCGATGTTTCAACTGGTGGAGCAATGGTGCTTGTTTTGGGCGTTATGTTCGCGCTAACATTTATCGCTGCGCCAAAATACGGAATTATGGCGCGATTTTACTCCAAAAAACATGCCTAA
- a CDS encoding metal ABC transporter ATP-binding protein, producing the protein MKAIAIDIQDVSVKYHQKTVLHGATAQIPTGAICGLVGMNGAGKSTLFKAIMNAVPLSTGKVFLAGMPVRQAQKTGVVAYVPQTEAIDWNFPVSVEDVVMMGRYGFMNPLRIPTTTDRELVATALKRVHLSDYANRQVGQLSGGQRKRVFVARALAQGATILLLDEPFAGVDAKTEHSLVALLKELQSQGVTTLIAAHDLNTIGSYCDHIILLKQTVVAAGPIKKVFTRENIEKTYDSVMPIKGEIWNI; encoded by the coding sequence ATGAAAGCTATCGCAATCGACATTCAGGATGTCTCGGTGAAATATCACCAAAAAACAGTGCTTCACGGCGCAACCGCACAAATACCAACAGGGGCAATTTGCGGTCTTGTCGGCATGAACGGCGCAGGTAAGTCGACACTTTTCAAGGCAATTATGAACGCTGTTCCGCTATCGACTGGAAAGGTGTTTCTCGCTGGCATGCCAGTCCGTCAGGCGCAAAAAACCGGTGTTGTCGCCTATGTGCCTCAAACCGAAGCTATCGACTGGAATTTTCCCGTATCTGTTGAAGATGTTGTTATGATGGGGCGGTATGGGTTTATGAACCCGCTGCGTATTCCCACGACTACCGATAGGGAACTTGTCGCAACGGCATTAAAGCGCGTGCATCTTAGCGATTACGCCAATAGGCAAGTAGGGCAGCTTTCGGGCGGCCAACGCAAGCGCGTTTTTGTTGCGCGCGCACTTGCGCAGGGTGCAACGATTCTTCTCCTCGACGAACCGTTTGCTGGCGTCGATGCAAAAACCGAACATTCGCTTGTGGCACTTTTAAAGGAGCTGCAATCGCAGGGAGTCACGACGCTTATTGCCGCGCACGATCTAAATACCATAGGTTCTTACTGTGATCACATTATCTTGCTCAAGCAAACAGTAGTGGCGGCGGGACCGATAAAAAAAGTGTTCACGCGTGAAAACATCGAAAAAACCTACGATAGCGTTATGCCAATAAAAGGGGAAATATGGAATATATAA
- a CDS encoding metal ABC transporter substrate-binding protein — MKKYSTLAVVFVAAVLIGLVAYSVIQLRTTKTDNDKKQVLTTFTVLADMAKNVAGDRADVDSLTKPGAEIHGYEPTPQDLVRLQKADIVLDNGMNLEKWAEKLYQNIGSVPHVTLTDGIEPMSIAEGPYKDKPNPHAWMSPKNALTYVDTITKALSDIDPDNAQYYGQNAANYKSQIEAVDTTLKNGLSELPESNRYMISCEGAFSYLIRDYGLKQGYLWPINADAQGTPQQIRSVVEMVRENKVPAVFCESTVNDKAQRQVAAESGARFGGVFYVDSLSGADGPTPTYLKLLEYNARTLIEGLRLK, encoded by the coding sequence ATGAAAAAATACAGCACGCTAGCGGTCGTTTTTGTGGCGGCAGTCCTTATTGGCCTTGTCGCGTATTCGGTGATACAGCTTCGTACGACAAAAACCGATAACGACAAAAAGCAAGTTCTTACGACCTTTACCGTCCTCGCGGACATGGCAAAAAACGTTGCAGGTGATCGCGCAGACGTCGATTCGCTTACAAAGCCAGGCGCCGAGATTCACGGCTACGAGCCAACGCCGCAAGATCTTGTTCGATTGCAAAAAGCGGATATTGTACTTGATAACGGCATGAACCTAGAGAAATGGGCTGAAAAACTCTATCAGAATATTGGAAGCGTGCCGCATGTAACGCTAACCGACGGTATCGAACCAATGTCAATTGCCGAAGGGCCATACAAAGACAAGCCAAATCCGCACGCCTGGATGTCGCCAAAAAATGCACTGACGTATGTCGATACTATTACAAAAGCGCTGTCGGATATCGACCCAGATAACGCACAGTATTACGGACAGAATGCTGCAAACTACAAATCTCAGATTGAGGCGGTCGATACGACGCTTAAAAACGGACTAAGCGAACTACCCGAATCAAACCGTTATATGATTAGCTGTGAAGGCGCATTTAGCTACCTTATTCGCGATTACGGCTTAAAACAGGGCTATTTATGGCCAATAAATGCCGACGCGCAGGGAACGCCGCAACAGATCCGTAGTGTTGTCGAGATGGTTCGTGAAAACAAAGTGCCTGCGGTATTTTGCGAAAGTACGGTTAACGACAAGGCGCAGCGCCAAGTTGCAGCAGAATCAGGCGCACGTTTCGGCGGCGTATTTTATGTCGACTCGCTTTCGGGTGCCGATGGTCCAACTCCAACCTATCTCAAGTTGCTTGAATACAACGCACGTACGCTTATAGAAGGGTTGCGGCTGAAGTAA